A stretch of Rhododendron vialii isolate Sample 1 chromosome 4a, ASM3025357v1 DNA encodes these proteins:
- the LOC131322696 gene encoding LOW QUALITY PROTEIN: pyruvate decarboxylase 2-like (The sequence of the model RefSeq protein was modified relative to this genomic sequence to represent the inferred CDS: inserted 1 base in 1 codon; substituted 1 base at 1 genomic stop codon), giving the protein MMRCDXRSIIFLINNXGYSIEVEIHDGPYNVIKKWDYTGFVEAIDNGEGKCWTTKVRCEEDLIEAIDTALGEKTDRLCFIEVIIHKDDTSKELLEWGSRVSAANSRPPNPH; this is encoded by the exons ATGATGCGATGTGATTAGAGGAGCATCATCTTCCTTATAAACA GGGGATACTCCATAGAAGTTGAGATCCACGATGGGCCTTACAATGTCATCAAAAAATGGGACTACACTGGATTTGTTGAGGCAATCGACAATGGAGAAGGCAAGTGCTGGACAACTAAG GTGCGGTGTGAAGAAGATCTAATAGAGGCAATTGATACAGCTCTGGGTGAAAAGACAGACCGTCTTTGTTTCATAGAAGTGATCATTCACAAAGACGACACAAGCAAAGAACTGCTTGAATGGGGCTCTAGAGTCTCTGCTGCAAATAGCCGGCCGCCAAACCCCCATTAA